AACTGGAAGCGCGATAAGTGGTGCTAAAAGCGCGCTCATATAAAATATCACGCTTTCGATCTTGAAAGGTAAAATTTTGCAAATATAAAAAACTATTGTTGAGATTGGGTGATTAAAGGGGCTAAAGTCACTTTGCTGATGAAAGCCAGCAAGCATATCTCTAGCGCCCTCTGCGTAATAGTATGCGTCATTTGTCGTAAGCATAAATTCGCCATTAAAGTAAAACTCTGGCATATCCTTTGCCCACAATACCCAAAGCATCCTAGCTGCAAATCCAAACAGATAAGCAGCTAGAAAGATAAGTAAAATTTTACAATTTACGCTTACTTTGTGCACTAAATTCCTTACAGCCTAGCGTCAGCCTCTGGGTAGATATTTTTTATATCATAAACCAAGTGGCCTTTTAGGTTAAGCTTTTTAAATTCATTATGAGCTACGGCGATCACGATGCAGTCGTAGTCGTCTAGGTTATACTCTTTTACTAGATCAAAGCCGTACTCGTGTTTTACCTCAGCGCTATCAGCCCAAGGATCAGTCACATCGACCTTGCAGCCAAAGTCTTTTAGCTCATCAACCACGTCTATAACGCGAGAGTTTCTTATATCTGGGCAGTTTTCTTTAAATGTCATACCAAGAACAAGCACGCGCGCTTTGTTGATAAGCACGCCTTTTCTTATCATTAGTTTTATCACTTGATCGGCTGCATATCTACCCATATCATCGTTGATGCGGCGACCTGCTAGGATCATTTCAGGGTTGTAGCCTACCTCTTGAGCTTTGTGAGTTAGGTAGTATGGATCTACGCCGATGCAGTGACCGCCGACTAGACCTGGACGGAAATTTAAGAAATTCCACTTAGTACCTGCAGCCTCAAGCACGTCGATAGTGTTGATGTGGAGCTTTTCAAACAGCATCGCAAGCTCGTTTATAAAGGCGATGTTGATGTCGCGCTGAGTATTCTCGATGACCTTTGCTGCCTCTGCTACTTTGATGCTTGAAGCTTTGTGAGTGCCAGCTGTGATGATCGAGCGATAAATTTCATCGACCTTGTCAGCGATCTCTGGAGTTGAGCCACTTGTGATCTTTTTGATCTTTGTAACAGTGTGCTCTTTATCACCTGGGTTTATGCGCTCTGGAGAGTAGCCGCAGAAGAAGTCTTTGTTAAATTTAAGCCCACTCTTTTCAAGAAGTGGCACGCAAATTTCTTCTGTAACGCCTGGATAAACGGTGCTTTCATAGACAACGATGTCTCCTTTTTTAAGCACTTTTGCCACGCTCTCAGTCGCTTTTACCACTGGGGTTAGATCAGGGCGTTTGTTCTTATCTATCGGAGTTGGGACGGTTACGATGAAGAAGTTGCAACTTCTGATG
This genomic stretch from Campylobacter concisus harbors:
- a CDS encoding nucleotide sugar dehydrogenase translates to MKIAVVGLGYVGLPLAAAFSEKYEVVGFDVNAKRIEELKSGYDRTLELSNEQMKKAIDNGMKFSLNLDDIRSCNFFIVTVPTPIDKNKRPDLTPVVKATESVAKVLKKGDIVVYESTVYPGVTEEICVPLLEKSGLKFNKDFFCGYSPERINPGDKEHTVTKIKKITSGSTPEIADKVDEIYRSIITAGTHKASSIKVAEAAKVIENTQRDINIAFINELAMLFEKLHINTIDVLEAAGTKWNFLNFRPGLVGGHCIGVDPYYLTHKAQEVGYNPEMILAGRRINDDMGRYAADQVIKLMIRKGVLINKARVLVLGMTFKENCPDIRNSRVIDVVDELKDFGCKVDVTDPWADSAEVKHEYGFDLVKEYNLDDYDCIVIAVAHNEFKKLNLKGHLVYDIKNIYPEADARL